CCTTCCCTTACAGTCCGCGACGCTATTTCCGTTATCTCAAGCTCAGGGGAGACCTCAGTTTTTATTCTCTTCAGGTCGCCTATGCTTTCAAGATGGCTTATAAAGTTTTCGAGATTCCTAAAACCTTTTGGGGGCATGAGAAAAGACTACTCCAGTTCGTCCCTCCTCCATCCCCTGCCGGTATCGACACCCACGAGGCCTAAAAGCTTGTCCACGTATCCGCTCACCACATCGGAGATCGATTCGGCACCCATGTAATCAGTCGGAGAGATCGGCGCGATAACGACTCCCTCGCGGGAAAGCTTAAGGGCGTTCTCAAGGGCGATTGTGCCAAGCGGCGTCTCCCTGAGAGCGATTACGAGCCTTCTTTTCTCCTTTAGCGCCACGGCCGCTATTCTCGTTATGAGGGTATCGGCTATGCCGTTTGCGATCTTGGCAAGCGTTGATACAGAACACGGCACTATGACCATGGAATCGAAATGGTTGCTTCCCGATGAAAAAGGAGACGCGAGGTCAGAATCACTGTAAATATCAGTCACCCAAGGCCGCAGTTCCTCAATCTTTAGGCCGAGTTCCTCGTGAAGGACTCTTTTGCCCCACTTGCTCGCCACCAGATATTTCTCATCAGGGCATCTTCTAAGGAAATCAACCCCGTAAGCGACTCCGGAAGCTCCAGTAATTCCGACTATGGTTCTCATGGTCAGGGTAAGTATATACCCGCGAGGGTGAAAAACAAAACCGCGAAACCTATCAGGATGTTGGTTCTGAAAAAAGCGGAATCCACCTGCCCGAAGCTTCTGTGCTCAAGGTAAAGGAGGTAGCCGCAGAGTAAAAGCGGCAAAAGCGCCAGGAAGCCGCGAAACGAAAGAAGGTAAAGAAAAACAAGCGAAACGAACGAAAGCAGATGGGAGATTCTGGAAACAGAAAGCGCTTTCTCTTTGCCGAAACGGGCGACAAGTGAGTAAATTCCGCGGCGGCGGTCAAACTCCTCGTCGGCCGTGGCGTATATGATGTCAAACCCCGAAATCCATAGGAAAGTGAAAACCGAGAGCATGATTGCCGGAAGCATCTCCTCAAAAGAGCACCTCACGGCAAGCCATCCGCCAAGCGGACCGAGCGCAAGGGAGAGTCCCACACCGAAATGACAGAGGCTAGTAAATCTTTTCATCAGCGGATAGACAGTAAATGCCACAAGCGGAATCGGGGAGAGAAGGAAGACAAGCGGACATATAAGATAGGCGCAGACAAAGTAAAGCAGGGCTCCCACAGCCGCCACGGCCACGGCCTCGCCCATGCTCATCTTGCCCGAGGGAAGCTCTCTTTTTTCGGTTCTCGGGTTCTCCCGGTCTATTTCCCGGTCAAAAATCCTGTTAAGCGCCAGAGCGGCGGTTCGCGCCCCTGTCCCCGCAAGGACAATCAGCACGAAAAGCCGGACACTGAATATCCCGCCGGCGGCCAAAAAAGCGCCCGCGAAGATAACCGGAAGGGAAAAAAACGTGTGCTCTATTCTAAGAAATCCCGAGAGATTTTTTAAAAACGTCATTTTGTATACGGAATTCTACCGGATGTTTCATCTGCACAAACGGTCTTTCGGGCGGATAGTCACCCGCAGAGAACGTGTCCGCAGCTTACTTTGCCTGTCATCTAAAATAACAGTAATCTTCTCAAACACATCGGAAATTTCAATGGAAATCAACATTTTGAGTCTGGAAACAAACCATGGAAACATGTGAAGCGCTTGTTTTAAGAAAATCAGATTACGGGGAAGCCGATCTAATTGTAACCCTTTTCTCAAGGGAACTCGGAAAATTCAGGGCGCTTGCCAAAAACGCGAAAAAGAGCCGAAAGCGCTTCGGTGG
The DNA window shown above is from Candidatus Dadabacteria bacterium and carries:
- a CDS encoding 4-hydroxybenzoate octaprenyltransferase, which encodes MTFLKNLSGFLRIEHTFFSLPVIFAGAFLAAGGIFSVRLFVLIVLAGTGARTAALALNRIFDREIDRENPRTEKRELPSGKMSMGEAVAVAAVGALLYFVCAYLICPLVFLLSPIPLVAFTVYPLMKRFTSLCHFGVGLSLALGPLGGWLAVRCSFEEMLPAIMLSVFTFLWISGFDIIYATADEEFDRRRGIYSLVARFGKEKALSVSRISHLLSFVSLVFLYLLSFRGFLALLPLLLCGYLLYLEHRSFGQVDSAFFRTNILIGFAVLFFTLAGIYLP
- a CDS encoding UbiX family flavin prenyltransferase, coding for MRTIVGITGASGVAYGVDFLRRCPDEKYLVASKWGKRVLHEELGLKIEELRPWVTDIYSDSDLASPFSSGSNHFDSMVIVPCSVSTLAKIANGIADTLITRIAAVALKEKRRLVIALRETPLGTIALENALKLSREGVVIAPISPTDYMGAESISDVVSGYVDKLLGLVGVDTGRGWRRDELE